In Nocardioides faecalis, the following proteins share a genomic window:
- a CDS encoding flavin-containing monooxygenase: MIKPGTSTTVAVIGAGISGLTMSKMLDDYGLDFVTFEASDRVGGNWAFENPNGHSSAYRSLHIDTSKHQLSFKDYPMPEEFPDFPHHTQVKAYLDDYADTFDIRRRIEFRNRVLHARRVPVADGGGWELDTERTGTRRFDVLLVANGHHWDPRFADKPGEFTGTTMHSHAYVDPRTPYDLSDKRILIIGLGNSAADIAVELSSKTLGNEVVISTRSSAWIVPKYFAGKPADKYYRTSPYLPVAWQRKFVQVMQPMTAGRPEDYGLPTPNHKFFEAHPTQSVELPLRLGSGDLRAKGDIERFDGPRVHFADGTVEEFDVVIHATGYNITFPFFDPELISAPDNEIRLFKRIFKPGIDDLAFVGFAQATPTLFPFVECQTRLVAAWLAGRYLPPDVAEMERVIDADQHRYTAHMVQRPRHTQQLDYFLYEHDLRVKEIPAGATRAERAGRAQPALS, from the coding sequence ATGATCAAGCCCGGCACGTCCACGACCGTCGCGGTGATCGGTGCCGGGATCAGCGGCCTGACGATGAGCAAGATGCTCGACGACTACGGCCTGGACTTCGTGACCTTCGAGGCCTCCGACCGGGTCGGCGGCAACTGGGCCTTCGAGAACCCCAACGGGCACAGCAGCGCCTACCGCTCGCTGCACATCGACACCTCGAAGCACCAGCTGTCCTTCAAGGACTACCCGATGCCCGAGGAGTTCCCGGACTTCCCGCACCACACCCAGGTCAAGGCCTACCTCGACGACTACGCCGACACCTTCGACATCCGCCGCCGCATCGAGTTCCGCAACCGGGTGCTGCACGCGCGCCGGGTGCCCGTCGCCGACGGCGGCGGCTGGGAGCTGGACACCGAGCGCACCGGCACCCGCCGCTTCGACGTGCTCCTCGTGGCCAACGGGCACCACTGGGACCCCCGCTTCGCCGACAAGCCGGGCGAGTTCACCGGCACCACGATGCACTCCCACGCCTACGTCGACCCGCGCACGCCGTACGACCTCTCGGACAAGCGGATCCTGATCATCGGGCTCGGCAACAGTGCCGCCGACATCGCGGTGGAGCTGTCCAGCAAGACGCTGGGGAACGAGGTGGTCATCTCCACCCGCTCGAGCGCCTGGATCGTGCCGAAGTACTTCGCGGGCAAGCCGGCCGACAAGTACTACCGGACCTCGCCGTACCTGCCGGTGGCCTGGCAGCGGAAGTTCGTGCAGGTGATGCAGCCGATGACGGCCGGGCGCCCGGAGGACTACGGCCTGCCGACGCCCAACCACAAGTTCTTCGAGGCCCACCCGACCCAGTCCGTCGAGCTGCCGCTGCGCCTGGGCTCCGGCGACCTGCGGGCCAAGGGCGACATCGAGCGGTTCGACGGGCCCCGCGTGCACTTCGCCGACGGCACGGTCGAGGAGTTCGACGTGGTCATCCACGCCACCGGCTACAACATCACCTTCCCGTTCTTCGACCCCGAGCTCATCAGCGCGCCGGACAACGAGATCCGCCTCTTCAAGCGGATCTTCAAGCCTGGGATCGACGACCTGGCGTTCGTCGGGTTCGCGCAGGCCACGCCCACGCTCTTCCCGTTCGTGGAGTGCCAGACCCGGTTGGTCGCGGCCTGGCTGGCCGGGCGCTACCTGCCGCCGGACGTGGCGGAGATGGAGCGCGTCATCGACGCCGACCAGCACCGCTACACCGCGCACATGGTGCAGCGCCCTCGCCACACCCAGCAGCTCGACTACTTCCTCTACGAGCACGACCTGCGGGTCAAGGAGATCCCCGCGGGAGCGACCCGGGCCGAGCGGGCCGGGCGTGCACAGCCGGCCCTGTCGTGA
- a CDS encoding TetR/AcrR family transcriptional regulator: protein MSEERAWARLVDRRSVNRGDLRRAALLHALDELLRTQTLEQVNVAEISRRAGVTRSAFYFYFESKAAAVLALMAELYDDASDATDLLVKAEGDPRTRIRSVITTLFDAVDRTPHAYRALLQARASSPGVHELWDAGRAEFAAMVADMIDRERAGARAVPGPAASALAAVLLDLNDHALERHALGAGPPREAHIDAMTHIWMQSIYATDGSTA, encoded by the coding sequence GTGAGCGAGGAGCGCGCCTGGGCGCGGCTGGTCGACCGGCGCAGCGTCAACCGCGGCGACCTGCGCCGCGCCGCCCTGCTGCACGCCCTCGACGAGCTGCTGCGCACGCAGACCCTGGAGCAGGTCAACGTCGCGGAGATCTCGCGGCGCGCCGGGGTGACCCGCTCGGCGTTCTACTTCTACTTCGAGTCCAAGGCCGCCGCGGTGCTCGCCCTGATGGCCGAGCTGTACGACGACGCCTCGGACGCCACCGACCTGCTGGTCAAGGCCGAGGGTGACCCGCGCACCCGGATCCGCAGCGTCATCACCACGTTGTTCGACGCCGTGGACCGCACGCCGCACGCCTACCGCGCCCTGCTGCAGGCGCGGGCGAGCAGCCCCGGCGTGCACGAGCTGTGGGACGCCGGCCGAGCCGAGTTCGCCGCGATGGTCGCGGACATGATCGACCGCGAGCGGGCCGGGGCCCGCGCCGTGCCCGGCCCCGCGGCGTCCGCGCTCGCGGCCGTGCTGCTCGACCTCAACGACCACGCCCTCGAGCGGCACGCCCTCGGGGCGGGCCCGCCGCGCGAGGCGCACATCGACGCCATGACCCACATCTGGATGCAGAGCATCTACGCCACCGACGGGAGCACCGCATGA
- a CDS encoding alpha/beta hydrolase — MNAASTTSETFHFTSAGVRCAATHVAPAGATGASEGPGGRRVLRPVVVLAHGLAGTQDAGMMPFAEAFAAAGLHAVTFDYRGFGASEGSPRQSVSLAGQIADLHAVIEAAKRRDGVDPEQVVLWGISLGGGHVVSVAAERDDVAAVISAVPLVDGLAAAALAAREHTPAQLLASTGRGVLSAVRRRAGRGPAMIPVVARPGEVGALTQPGALEDYLAIAGPTWRNEVAADVVMELGTRAPAKAAHSLRVPWLVQVADFDRSAPPHAAMKAAGAGRAEVRHYPGGHFDLFAGKPCHERAVAHAVLFLRRHLDVPAPVEPGEPAEVAEVAEVAEGSGPAGATGPEQVGYATR, encoded by the coding sequence ATGAACGCAGCGAGCACGACGTCCGAGACCTTCCACTTCACGTCCGCAGGAGTGCGCTGCGCGGCCACGCACGTCGCCCCGGCCGGTGCGACCGGTGCGAGCGAGGGTCCCGGCGGCCGGCGCGTGCTGCGCCCGGTCGTCGTGCTCGCCCACGGTCTCGCGGGCACGCAGGACGCCGGGATGATGCCCTTCGCCGAGGCGTTCGCCGCGGCAGGGCTGCACGCGGTCACCTTCGACTACCGCGGCTTCGGCGCCAGCGAGGGCAGTCCGCGCCAGAGCGTCTCCCTGGCCGGGCAGATCGCCGACCTGCACGCCGTGATCGAGGCCGCCAAGCGCCGCGACGGCGTGGACCCCGAGCAGGTGGTGCTGTGGGGCATCTCGCTCGGTGGCGGCCACGTCGTCTCCGTCGCGGCCGAGCGTGACGACGTCGCGGCGGTGATCTCCGCCGTGCCGCTGGTCGACGGCCTGGCCGCGGCGGCCCTGGCCGCGCGCGAGCACACGCCGGCGCAGCTGCTCGCCTCCACCGGCCGCGGCGTGCTCAGCGCCGTACGACGTCGCGCGGGCCGGGGGCCGGCGATGATCCCGGTGGTGGCGCGCCCCGGTGAGGTGGGCGCGCTGACCCAGCCCGGCGCACTGGAGGACTACCTGGCGATCGCCGGACCGACGTGGCGCAACGAGGTGGCCGCCGACGTGGTGATGGAGCTGGGCACCCGGGCGCCGGCGAAGGCGGCGCACTCGCTGCGGGTGCCGTGGCTGGTGCAGGTGGCCGACTTCGACCGCAGCGCCCCACCGCACGCGGCGATGAAGGCGGCGGGCGCGGGGCGGGCCGAGGTCCGGCACTACCCGGGCGGCCACTTCGACCTGTTCGCGGGCAAGCCGTGTCACGAGCGGGCGGTCGCGCACGCCGTGCTGTTCCTGCGCCGCCACCTCGACGTGCCGGCTCCGGTCGAGCCGGGGGAGCCGGCCGAGGTGGCCGAGGTGGCCGAGGTGGCCGAGGGCTCCGGGCCGGCCGGCGCGACCGGCCCGGAGCAGGTCGGCTACGCGACCCGGTAG
- a CDS encoding heme oxygenase (biliverdin-producing), with amino-acid sequence MTTLAPNAATDVVPLSRAMREGSMSEHQAAEGSTYMSELLDGKLVAAGYADLLLRLRRVYGALEETLRAHAGDPIVAAVHDPALDRVAAIDADLAHWAPGVDPESIDSPAVTAYVERIKAAGAWGGLLLAHHYTRYLGDLSGGQAIGRVLQRTFGLADGEGVAFYTFEAIEKPKVYKDTYRANLDSIELTPEETARVVAEVKDVFALNQGVFDELGRNIEAYRVA; translated from the coding sequence GTGACCACACTTGCCCCGAACGCCGCCACCGACGTCGTCCCGCTCTCGCGCGCCATGCGCGAGGGCTCCATGTCGGAGCACCAGGCCGCGGAGGGCTCGACGTACATGTCCGAGCTGCTCGACGGCAAGCTCGTCGCCGCCGGCTACGCGGACCTCCTGCTCCGGCTGCGCCGGGTGTACGGCGCCCTCGAGGAGACCCTGCGCGCCCACGCAGGCGACCCGATCGTCGCCGCCGTGCACGACCCGGCGCTGGACCGGGTCGCGGCGATCGACGCCGACCTCGCGCACTGGGCGCCCGGCGTGGACCCGGAGAGCATCGACTCCCCCGCCGTCACCGCCTACGTGGAGCGGATCAAGGCGGCCGGCGCCTGGGGCGGCCTGCTGCTCGCCCACCACTACACCCGCTACCTCGGCGACCTGTCGGGCGGCCAGGCCATCGGCCGCGTCCTGCAGCGCACCTTCGGCCTCGCCGACGGCGAGGGCGTGGCGTTCTACACCTTCGAGGCCATCGAGAAGCCGAAGGTCTACAAGGACACCTACCGGGCCAACCTCGACAGCATCGAGCTGACCCCCGAGGAGACCGCCCGCGTCGTCGCCGAGGTCAAGGACGTCTTCGCCCTCAACCAGGGCGTCTTCGACGAGCTCGGCCGCAACATCGAGGCCTACCGGGTCGCGTAG
- a CDS encoding heme/hemin ABC transporter substrate-binding protein has translation MPFLPARRTRVLPAVVALLVLALAGCGLSSPAGSAKDERPSGAAAPDLADVKPLADPRAWTGASSAVVGDTEVDPVADPTPELPVTVTDNQGTKVTVRDASRILALDVYGTLARTVFELGLGKNVVGRDTTTRFAEADDLPLVTQNGHDLSAESILELDPTVILTDTSLGPWDVILQMREIGIPVVVLDSRRGLRNVDALITDVAQALGVPKAGKALAKRTADEVEKVRAVLERVAPDKVSDQLRAVFLYVRGQAGVYYMFGADSGAEGLIDALGLYDVAEEIDWNGMKPVTDEAIIAAQPDVVLMMTGGLDSAGGVKGLLERLPALANTPAGERERFVDMEDSQILGFGPLTADVLNALGVAVYAPDALS, from the coding sequence ATGCCCTTCCTCCCGGCCCGCAGGACGCGCGTGCTCCCCGCGGTCGTCGCCCTCCTGGTCCTCGCGCTGGCGGGGTGCGGCCTGTCGTCGCCGGCCGGGTCGGCGAAGGACGAGCGGCCCTCCGGTGCCGCCGCACCCGACCTCGCCGACGTGAAGCCGCTGGCGGACCCCCGGGCGTGGACCGGAGCCTCGAGCGCCGTCGTCGGCGACACCGAGGTCGACCCCGTCGCGGACCCCACTCCCGAGCTGCCCGTCACCGTCACCGACAACCAGGGCACGAAGGTCACCGTCCGGGACGCCAGCCGGATCCTGGCCCTCGACGTCTACGGCACCCTGGCCCGCACCGTGTTCGAGCTCGGCCTCGGCAAGAACGTCGTCGGCCGGGACACCACCACGCGGTTCGCCGAGGCGGACGACCTCCCGCTGGTCACCCAGAACGGGCACGACCTGTCCGCTGAGTCGATCCTCGAGCTCGACCCGACCGTGATCCTCACCGACACCTCGCTCGGCCCCTGGGACGTGATCCTGCAGATGCGCGAGATCGGCATCCCCGTCGTGGTCCTCGACTCGCGCCGCGGGCTGCGCAACGTCGACGCCCTGATCACCGACGTCGCGCAGGCGCTCGGCGTGCCGAAGGCCGGGAAGGCGTTGGCGAAGCGGACCGCCGACGAGGTCGAGAAGGTGCGTGCGGTCCTCGAGCGGGTCGCCCCCGACAAGGTGAGCGACCAGCTGCGCGCCGTCTTCCTCTACGTGCGCGGCCAGGCCGGCGTCTACTACATGTTCGGCGCGGACTCCGGCGCCGAGGGGCTGATCGACGCCCTCGGGCTGTACGACGTCGCCGAGGAGATCGACTGGAACGGCATGAAGCCGGTCACCGACGAGGCGATCATCGCCGCCCAGCCCGACGTGGTGCTGATGATGACCGGCGGCCTGGACTCCGCCGGCGGGGTGAAGGGCCTGCTCGAACGCCTGCCCGCCCTGGCCAACACCCCGGCCGGCGAGCGCGAGCGCTTCGTGGACATGGAGGACTCCCAGATCCTCGGCTTCGGCCCGCTGACCGCCGACGTGCTCAACGCCCTCGGCGTCGCCGTCTACGCACCGGACGCGCTGTCATGA
- a CDS encoding FecCD family ABC transporter permease: protein MTVAPSNPAPGPAAPGPARPGRGAPRRAGAPAQAGWRGSLGNRVGLIGVLTVGLVVALVLGAGQGQMQIPASEVLGSILHRLGLDIGPLPSHPRGEGTLWEVRFPRVVLAALVGACLATAGAVMQGVFGNPLAEPGVVGVASGASVAAGAVIVFQISFLGSWTIAFAAFLGGLVATTLVYLLSRAGGRTEVVTLVLTGVAMNAMTSAALAFLMFLGDQQAREEIVFWTLGSLNGTRWEAVTVVAPLAVVGIVAALLLARPLDLLSLGDRAAFHVGIDVERLRMVAIVVVAVLTAAAVAFAGTIAFVGLVVPHLIRMIAGPGHRLLIPASALGGAVLLTFADLWARTAIDNADLPIGMLTALVGGPFFFWLIRRSRRTAGGWA from the coding sequence ATGACCGTGGCTCCGTCCAACCCGGCTCCCGGCCCCGCCGCTCCCGGTCCCGCGCGACCCGGCCGCGGTGCGCCGCGGCGTGCCGGGGCCCCGGCGCAGGCGGGATGGCGCGGCAGCCTGGGAAACCGCGTCGGCCTGATCGGTGTGCTCACCGTCGGCCTCGTGGTGGCGCTGGTGCTGGGTGCCGGGCAGGGACAGATGCAGATCCCCGCCTCCGAGGTGCTCGGCTCGATCCTGCACCGCCTCGGCCTCGACATCGGTCCGCTGCCCAGCCACCCCCGTGGCGAGGGCACCCTGTGGGAGGTCCGCTTCCCGCGGGTCGTGCTCGCCGCCCTCGTCGGAGCCTGCCTGGCCACCGCCGGCGCGGTGATGCAGGGCGTGTTCGGCAACCCGCTCGCCGAGCCCGGCGTGGTCGGTGTCGCCTCCGGCGCCTCGGTCGCTGCCGGCGCGGTCATCGTCTTCCAGATCTCCTTCCTCGGCTCCTGGACCATCGCCTTCGCGGCGTTCCTCGGCGGCCTCGTCGCCACCACGCTGGTGTACCTGCTGTCGCGGGCCGGCGGCCGGACCGAGGTCGTCACCCTCGTGCTCACCGGCGTCGCGATGAACGCGATGACCAGCGCCGCGCTGGCGTTCCTGATGTTCCTCGGCGACCAGCAGGCCCGCGAGGAGATCGTGTTCTGGACGCTGGGCAGTCTCAACGGCACCCGCTGGGAGGCCGTGACCGTGGTCGCGCCGCTCGCCGTCGTCGGGATCGTCGCCGCGCTGCTGCTGGCCCGCCCGCTCGACCTGCTGTCCCTGGGCGATCGCGCCGCCTTCCACGTCGGTATCGACGTCGAGCGGCTGCGGATGGTCGCCATCGTCGTGGTCGCCGTGCTCACCGCCGCCGCCGTCGCCTTCGCCGGCACGATCGCCTTCGTCGGTCTGGTCGTGCCGCACCTGATCCGGATGATCGCCGGGCCCGGCCACCGGTTGCTCATCCCGGCCAGCGCCCTGGGCGGCGCCGTGCTGCTCACCTTCGCCGACCTGTGGGCCCGCACCGCCATCGACAACGCCGACCTGCCGATCGGGATGCTCACCGCGCTCGTCGGCGGACCGTTCTTCTTCTGGCTCATCCGCCGCTCGCGGCGCACCGCGGGAGGCTGGGCATGA
- a CDS encoding heme ABC transporter ATP-binding protein, translating to MSAPDSSSSLALAAHGIEVELGGAQVLRGVDLKVAPGELVALVGPNGAGKSTLLSVLSGDVSPSAGTIELAGRPLASYSARAAARQRAVQLQHQGLAFGFRVLDVVMMGRSPWYRTPRAAADEDVVWAAMRRTEVDVFAERAFPTLSGGEQARTSFARALAQETPVLLLDEPTAAMDIRHQEAVLSVARSLANEGTAVVVVLHDLSLAAAYADRICVLSAGTVRADGAPAEVFTAELLSDVYQHPVQVLMHEGTPVVVPVRGALAKAAPEVMEGVLG from the coding sequence ATGAGCGCGCCGGACAGCTCGTCCTCGCTCGCCCTCGCCGCCCACGGCATCGAGGTCGAGCTCGGCGGCGCGCAGGTGCTGCGCGGCGTCGACCTGAAGGTCGCCCCCGGCGAGCTCGTCGCGCTGGTCGGCCCCAACGGCGCCGGCAAGTCGACGCTGCTCTCGGTGCTCTCCGGCGACGTGTCGCCGAGCGCGGGCACGATCGAGCTCGCGGGACGGCCCCTGGCGTCGTACTCCGCGCGGGCGGCGGCGCGCCAGCGCGCCGTGCAGCTGCAGCACCAGGGCCTGGCGTTCGGCTTCCGGGTGCTCGACGTCGTGATGATGGGCCGCAGCCCCTGGTACCGCACCCCGCGCGCGGCCGCCGACGAGGACGTCGTGTGGGCCGCGATGCGCCGCACCGAGGTCGACGTCTTCGCCGAGCGGGCCTTCCCGACGCTCTCGGGCGGGGAGCAGGCGCGTACGTCGTTCGCCCGCGCCCTCGCGCAGGAGACGCCGGTGCTGCTGCTCGACGAGCCCACCGCGGCCATGGACATCCGCCACCAGGAGGCCGTGCTGAGCGTGGCCCGGTCACTGGCCAACGAGGGCACCGCGGTGGTGGTCGTGCTGCACGACCTGTCGCTGGCCGCGGCCTACGCCGACCGCATCTGCGTGCTCAGCGCGGGCACGGTCCGCGCCGACGGCGCGCCCGCCGAGGTGTTCACGGCCGAGCTGCTCAGCGACGTCTACCAGCACCCGGTGCAGGTGCTGATGCACGAGGGCACGCCGGTGGTGGTGCCGGTCCGCGGCGCGCTGGCGAAGGCGGCGCCTGAGGTCATGGAAGGAGTCCTGGGATGA
- a CDS encoding HtaA domain-containing protein yields the protein MSSLTPRRRSRLRATVAATAAAGVTAAGLSLVPGAFVPANADAANAELRWEISGWFDNHLSTHSYAGGVTEDGDGVLTFGGGERSVVDGVEQVQYDGAVTGAFEFMGTRHYSITVKDPVVVVDGNDGAIKATVSATVDQAPDTAPALVTLTTFDVSAASRTTGAGLDTLTATPRWADVLPTGTAPAELELAADRPLEGKSWDVSLLKHLPSSLRAHFHKTGTSASQETKAPAQFSAEIPTAAPAPAAPKVRVATTAQSAAGATVKVDGTGFVAPVTGAAGIYVVVGKAGGRPQGQSAAEGIKNSVAAAWLANTPTPGATGVLKDGAFSLSLNLPAAKLAKGQAYSVYTFQAHLVADASYDTETRVVLDGSKIFPVKPAATTAKIKVSKVPTTKKKGKVVITVTGGAKKASGKVKVTYNGGKLKGKKVKVSKTVRLGANGTVSVTLPKSAKGKRTVKVKYLGTNTHKATKTVSKKINVKK from the coding sequence ATGTCCTCACTCACCCCTCGCCGGCGCAGCCGCCTGCGCGCCACCGTCGCGGCGACCGCGGCAGCCGGCGTCACCGCCGCCGGGCTCAGCCTCGTTCCTGGCGCCTTCGTGCCCGCGAACGCCGACGCGGCCAACGCCGAGCTGCGCTGGGAGATCTCGGGCTGGTTCGACAACCACCTGAGCACCCACAGCTACGCCGGAGGCGTCACGGAGGACGGCGACGGCGTGCTCACCTTCGGCGGCGGAGAGCGCTCCGTGGTCGATGGCGTGGAGCAGGTGCAGTACGACGGTGCCGTCACCGGTGCCTTCGAGTTCATGGGCACGAGGCATTACTCGATCACCGTCAAGGACCCCGTCGTCGTGGTCGACGGGAACGACGGCGCGATCAAGGCGACGGTGTCGGCGACGGTCGACCAGGCTCCGGACACCGCGCCGGCGCTCGTGACACTGACCACGTTCGACGTCAGCGCGGCGAGCCGTACCACCGGCGCCGGTCTCGACACGCTGACGGCGACGCCGCGCTGGGCGGACGTCCTGCCCACGGGAACGGCCCCCGCCGAGCTCGAGCTCGCCGCTGACAGGCCGCTCGAGGGCAAGTCGTGGGATGTCTCCCTGCTCAAGCACCTCCCGAGCTCGCTGCGGGCCCACTTCCACAAGACCGGCACCTCGGCGAGCCAGGAGACCAAGGCACCCGCTCAGTTCTCCGCCGAGATCCCGACGGCAGCTCCGGCGCCGGCCGCCCCGAAGGTGCGGGTGGCGACCACGGCGCAGAGCGCCGCGGGCGCGACCGTCAAGGTCGACGGCACCGGGTTCGTGGCACCGGTCACCGGCGCCGCCGGCATCTACGTCGTCGTCGGCAAGGCCGGCGGCCGACCGCAGGGCCAGTCCGCTGCTGAGGGCATCAAGAACTCCGTGGCCGCTGCCTGGCTGGCGAACACCCCCACCCCGGGTGCCACCGGCGTCCTGAAGGACGGTGCGTTCTCGCTCTCCCTGAACCTTCCCGCCGCCAAGCTCGCGAAGGGACAGGCCTACTCCGTCTACACCTTCCAGGCACACCTGGTCGCCGACGCCAGCTACGACACCGAGACCCGCGTCGTGCTCGACGGGAGCAAGATCTTCCCGGTCAAGCCCGCCGCGACGACCGCGAAGATCAAGGTCTCCAAGGTCCCGACGACCAAGAAGAAGGGCAAGGTCGTCATCACCGTCACGGGCGGCGCCAAGAAGGCCTCCGGCAAGGTGAAGGTCACCTACAACGGCGGCAAGCTCAAGGGCAAGAAGGTCAAGGTCTCCAAGACCGTGCGCCTGGGCGCCAACGGCACGGTCTCGGTGACCCTGCCGAAGTCCGCCAAGGGCAAGCGCACCGTCAAGGTCAAGTACCTCGGCACCAACACGCACAAGGCCACCAAGACGGTCTCGAAGAAGATCAACGTCAAGAAGTGA
- a CDS encoding TetR/AcrR family transcriptional regulator, with protein MPRIEGETLSAHREQLRRRIFEAFAELMGESSFDAVTMRGLAERAGIGRTAIYHHFSDKEAVLVAFATHETQAYTTELQAALTESDDPAQQLRIYVRHHLAAGEKFHMGFGPALYGFLSPTARLEIRDHVVEVEGVLRGILQRGRECGEFSFDDLDATLSLVHACLSPRHLPVAAIEDFVLRAVGAEGSGD; from the coding sequence GTGCCACGTATCGAGGGAGAGACGCTGAGCGCTCATCGCGAGCAGTTGCGGCGTCGCATCTTCGAGGCGTTCGCGGAGCTGATGGGCGAGAGCAGCTTCGACGCGGTGACGATGCGCGGTCTGGCCGAGCGCGCCGGCATCGGGCGTACGGCGATCTACCACCACTTCAGCGACAAGGAGGCGGTGCTGGTCGCCTTCGCCACGCACGAGACGCAGGCCTACACCACCGAGCTGCAGGCCGCGCTCACCGAATCCGACGACCCGGCACAGCAGCTGCGCATCTACGTGCGCCACCACCTCGCCGCCGGCGAGAAGTTCCACATGGGCTTCGGCCCGGCGCTGTACGGCTTCCTGTCGCCGACCGCACGCCTGGAGATCCGCGACCACGTGGTCGAGGTCGAGGGCGTGCTGCGCGGGATCCTTCAGCGGGGCCGGGAGTGCGGGGAGTTCTCCTTCGACGACCTCGACGCCACGCTGTCGCTGGTCCACGCATGCCTGAGCCCCCGGCACCTTCCCGTCGCAGCGATCGAGGACTTCGTGCTGCGGGCGGTCGGCGCCGAGGGCTCGGGCGACTGA